The genome window GCGTCGCGATCATGAGGCTCTTCTTCAAAGTGATGTGTAAGCCCACGTGCGGCCTCGTCGGCGCAAACCGGCGCGGACTTTCGCGCCCGACAGAAAGACAAACTGTGCACTGCGCGGGTTCGCAAAGAAGTCAATCGCCAGATCGTAGCGTTCACGCCGCAAGGCACGCATGAGTTCAATTGTTGCGCCAAGCCCTTCCATCGGAGCCACCCACACCTTGCGCAGCAGCGGATGTTCGCGCAGCGTTTCTTCGGCCGGATATTCCGCGAGAAAATCAATCGTCGCGGCTGGAAAGCGCTCGTGCAAGGCGCGAATCGCCGGGGTGCACAGCAGGCAGTCGCCGATGCGCCGCAACTGCACCATCAGAATGCGGTGTGGATTCAGATTGGGTACGGAGCGGGAAATCTTCATCTGCGCGGAGTTAGCGTCAGTTCAAATAGTACGGCGTCGGCGGCCACGTCGTGCGCCGTGATCCGCATGTGGTCCGGTGCGGCGCGGCACCACAGATAGTGGTGGCGGTCGTCCGTGTTTTTCAGTTTCGAGCCGCCGCCGCCGGAGATGACATAGTTCACTCCGTCCCGCTCGGTGTGCAGCAGGCTGTGAATGTGACCCGAGAAGACCGCGCTGATTTGGGCGCGCGCGAAGCGTTCATGCAGCCACTCCGCGTGCGGCCGGTGCTCCATGCCGTAGTAGGCGTCGCTGCGCGGATCAAAGATCGGCTTGTGACAAAACACGAGGGTGAACGCGGCCTCAGTCGGGCGGGCCAGCGTCGTCTCCACCCAGTCAAGTTGTGCGTCGCTCAGACTGCCCCACGCGTTATTGATCAATATCAACCGCGCCGGGCCGACCGTGATGTCGCCATGGTCACTCCCGA of bacterium contains these proteins:
- a CDS encoding glycosyltransferase family 9 protein is translated as MKISRSVPNLNPHRILMVQLRRIGDCLLCTPAIRALHERFPAATIDFLAEYPAEETLREHPLLRKVWVAPMEGLGATIELMRALRRERYDLAIDFFANPRSAQFVFLSGAKVRAGLRRRGRTWAYTSL